In Natator depressus isolate rNatDep1 chromosome 17, rNatDep2.hap1, whole genome shotgun sequence, one genomic interval encodes:
- the LOC142000332 gene encoding uncharacterized protein LOC142000332 encodes MTALRDRFLTPNGAIAGSGSSWSSSQAPPRLLSLTRRGSSRSGSPSGDRRWTGLELSPREQEDCERQREPEKELQKQQQHELAVGERRGLGNLPGVSGDRPRGASSAGNLETKLLPLVKGGGDVDAHLTAFEQAGDLNQGDPAEKPRCLAPLLGPKAIDSVGQMGGEVDRLPLLTPTYMSVWSFLGPGPSDPQWERKVMVNGETFLGWRDPGTERTVVRPWVVQPQRLRGCVSWVRVPGTKPLALPMAQIPVQTQEGWGWLVVGVLQDIGCETLLWGDCVSLGQDPGPAPVTAKGLNLNPGNQSVEREMVSENADDLAGSREEPLGSGYLPACKQTPGAGWDREMLPAPLHSGEGAHAGSDAVRKAASSLPTPTGTARAALSTGGAETPAEWGETQAGEGICGEWQGAW; translated from the coding sequence atgaccgctctaagggacagattcctgaccccaaatggggctatagcaggatctgggagcagctggagtagtagccaggcacccccaagactcctgtccctgaccagacgagggtcttcacgatcgggttccccatccggggatcggagatggacgggattggagctgagtccgagagagcaagaggactgtgagagacagcgagagcccgagaaagagctgcagaagcagcagcagcatgaactggcggtgggggagcggagaggcctagggaacctccccggggtgagtggggatagaccccggggggccagttccgcagggaacctcgagactaaattgctgcccctggttaagggggggggggatgtggatgcccacctcactgcctttgagcaggctggagatttgaaccagggggaccctgcggaaaagccccggtgtctagctcccttgctgggtcccaaggccatagactctgtcggccagatgggtggggaggtggacaggctcccactcctgaccccaacctatatgtctgtgtggagtttcctggggccaggcccctcggacccccagtgggagcggaaggtgatggtcaatggggagacattcctggggtggcgagatcctgggacagagagaactgttgtcaggccctgggtggtgcagcctcagaggttgaggggctgtgtgagctgggtgagggtcccagggacgaagcccctcgccctgcctatggcccagatccctgtgcagacccaggaggggtggggctggctggttgttggggttctccaggatatcggctgcgagaccctgttgtggggtgactgtgtctctttgggacaggatccaggccctgctcctgtaacggccaagggtttgaatttgaatccagggaaccaatcggtggagagggaaatggtcagtgaaaatgcagatgacctggctggcagcagggaggagccgctaggctcaggctacctgcctgcctgtaagcagacccctggggctgggtgggacagagagatgctccctgcgcccttgcactccggagagggggctcacgctggctctgatgcagtgaggaaagcagcgagctcgctgcctacccccactggcacagcaagggcagcgctgagcacagggggagctgagaccccagctgagtggggggagacacaggcaggggaggggatctgtggggagtggcaaggtgcttggtaa
- the SCARF1 gene encoding scavenger receptor class F member 1, whose translation MAQLLLLLFCLHFWPWIGSSAQELDPNGRNVCKATSLSAGLVCCPGWKQEGRECTAAWCEGEDACKMDEVCVRPGICLCKPGFFGANCNSRCPDQYWGSDCKKSCSCHPNGKCDPVSGQCTCNANRWGVLCQFPCQCGPHGHCNTLTGACQCEPGWWAPNCKKQCLCRLASSHCDPVTGQCICAQGWWGRRCSFRCTCHLSPCAQDSGRCECRAGFWGPLCQHHCDCLHGNCNPLDGHCSCNPGYQGRSCGDPCPAGYYGSQCRYSCGHCKQNQPCSPVDGFCLACDSGWNGTLCKKLCMPGYHGENCAQMCPSCRQGEACHPETGACLNCDPGKTGPSCEASCPAGTFGDGCRFTCPDCVNGSCDPVSGECICQAGYWGTSCNETCPEGFFGANCSSPCRCPRGPCHPHSGDCVLRSKHQGALIAGILIPLLLLLFCVTCCCCCCGTSKLDARDRTTVADGDAVSRMKHHMQGVLANLSSTLPCLSLSGYRLPRVTVSHHDTEIPFNPSFIEPPSAAWASDSSFSSSFDTDDEGPAYCVPAREDVPAVAGFEPQEGSSKCHGFPGASAFNSEDVSQPFTIPRTSSIARAKRPSVSFAEGTKFGPQCQRGSMETPNTTRKPKAPWGLTKVPSHQHHADPEERPQQGGLPGDCYENPEPISEAEDSHQPSPRGTSGGHRMPVSSGRHVAQRVEALEAALHPNTLDVRGKEQNVTTIYVTVGTAGKSSKSNESADGSREGTVQAVLKRLGSFQRVKRAFREEPVVRKSTESIQKPPRRALSPERDSRDMFSQPSPPHKESSKTTDLEPCESPELLTHRHQIDVPVKREPLIHTSPIFKRLVAQEGEDEVTGDPKKSESLEEARSLETNEQAVVEEEPKYENVSPNRCPSDKSPATSPDYEANT comes from the exons ATGGCACAGCTGCTGTTGTTACTCTTTTGTCTCCATTTCTGGCCATGGATTGGGAGCTCTGCTCAAGAGCTGGACCCTAATGGGAGGAATGTGTGCAAGGCTACCAG cctctctgcAGGTCTGGTATGCTGCCCAGGTTGGAAACAGGAAGGCAGGGAATGCACAGCTG CGTGGTGTGAAGGGGAGGATGCTTGCAAGATGGATGAGGTGTGTGTGAGACCCGGGATCTGCCTCTGCAAACCTGGCTTCTTTGGAGCCAACTGCAACTCCC GCTGCCCTGACCAGTACTGGGGCTCGGACTGCAAGAAGAGCTGTTCATGCCATCCCAATGGGAAGTGTGATCCTGTAAGCGGCCAGTGCACTTGCAATGCCAACCGCTGGGGAGTACTCTGCCAGTTCCCATGCCAGTGTGGACCTCATGGCCACTGCAACACCCTCACTGGAGCCTGCCAGTGTGAGCCAGGCTGGTGGGCACCGAACTGCAAGAAGCAGTGTCTGTGCAGGCTGGCCAGCTCCCACTGTGACCCTGTCACAGGGCAGTGCATCTGCGCCCAGGGCTGGTGGGGTAGGAGATGCAGCTTCAGATGCACCTGCCACCTCTCACCCTGTGCCCAAGACTCAGGCAGGTGTGAGTGCAGGGCTGGGTTTTGGGGGCCATTGTGCCAACATCATTGTGACTGCCTGCATGGGAACTGCAACCCTCTTGATGGGCATTGCAGCTGCAACCCTGGCTAtcagggcaggagctgtggggatcCTTGTCCTGCCGGTTATTACGGATCTcagtgcagatacag CTGTGGGCACTGCAagcagaaccagccctgctctcctGTGGATGGGTTCTGCCTGGCATGTGACTCTGGCTGGAATGGTACCCTCTGTAAGAAGCTGTGCATGCCTGGATACCATGGGGAGAACTGTGCACAGATGTGTCCCAGCTGCCGACAAGGGGAGGCCTGTCATCCAGAGACAGGGGCTTGCTTGAATTGTGACCCTGGCAAGACAGGACCCAG ctgtGAAGCATCCTGCCCTGCTGGAACATTTGGAGATGGATGCAGGTTCACCTGTCCAGACTGtgttaatgggagctgtgatCCAGTGTCTGGGGAGTGTATCTGCCAGGCTGGCTATTGGGGCACCAG CTGCAATGAGACCTGCCCAGAGGGTTTTTTTGGAGCGAACTGTTCTTCCCCCTGCCGATGTCCAAGGGGCCCCTGCCACCCACACTCTGGGGACTGTGTGCTCA GATCAAAGCACCAGGGAGCCCTGATAGCTGGCATTCTCATCCCATTACTCCTCCTATTATTCTGTGTCACCTGCTGTTGCTGTTGCTGTGGAACCAGCAAGTTGGATGCCAGAGACAG AACGACTGTTGCTGATGGTGATGCGGTCTCCAGAATGAAACATCACATGCAAGGGGTGCTGGCAAATCTCAGCTCCACGTTACCTTGCCTCTCACTGAGTGGCTACAGACTCCCCCGAGTCACAG TCTCACACCATGACACAGAGATTCCCTTCAATCCCAGCTTCATTGAACCGCCTTCGGCTGCCTGGGCCTCAGacagctccttctcctcctcctttgacACTGACGATGAGGGCCCAGCTTACTGTGTCCCTGCCAGAGAAG ATGTTCCTGCAGTGGCAGGCTTTGAGCCTCAGGAAGGCAGCTCCAAGTGTCATGGATTTCCTGGTGCATCAGCATTTAACTCTGAGGACGTCTCGCAGCCTTTCACCATCCCCCGCACATCCAGCATCGCCAGAGCCAAGAGGCCCTCGGTGTCCTTTGCAGAAGGAACTAAATTTGGCCCTCAGTGTCAAAGAGGCTCCATGGAGACACCAAATACCACTCGGAAGCCCAAAGCCCCCTGGGGTCTCACCAAAGTTCCCTCTCACCAGCACCATGCTGACCCAGAGGAACGGCCCCAGCAGGGTGGGTTGCCAGGTGACTGTTACGAAAACCCAGAGCCCATCTCCGAGGCTGAGGATAGCCACCAGCCCTCCCCCAGGGGTACCTCAGGAGGCCACAGGATGCCAGTGTCAAGTGGCAGACATGTAGCCCAGAGAGTCGAGGCCCTTGAGGCAGCTTTGCATCCAAACACTTTGGATGTTAGAGGGAAGGAGCAGAATGTCACAACCATTTACGTGACTGTGGGGACAGCAGGGAAATCCTCCAAGTCCAATGAGAGTGCCGATGGAAGCAGAGAGGGGACAGTTCAGGCTGTACTGAAACGTTTGGGTAGTTTCCAGAGAGTAAAAAGGGCTTTCAGGGAGGAGCCCGTGGTGAGGAAAAGTACTGAGAGCATCCAGAAACCTCCCCGCAGGGCCCTGAGCCCAGAGAGGGACTCCAGAGACATGTTCTCCCAGCCATCCCCTCCACACAAGGAGAGCTCCAAGACAACAGATCTGGAGCCCTGTGAGTCACCTGAGCTCCTCACACATAGACACCAGATAGATGTTCCTGTTAAGCGAGAACCTCTCATCCACACATCTCCTATATTTAAAAGACTAGTGGCTCAGGAAGGAGAAGATGAGGTCACAGGGGACCCCAAGAAGAGTGAAAGTCTTGAAGAGGCCAGAAGCCTAGAAACAAATGAACAAGCTGTTGTTGAGGAGGAGCCCAAATACGAAAATGTGTCTCCAAATCGCTGTCCTTCAGACAAgtctcctgccacctcccctgaCTATGAGGCCAACACTTGA
- the LOC142000454 gene encoding large ribosomal subunit protein uL5-like yields the protein MRQAEVWEFTAQDQGEKENPMCELRIRKLCLNICVGESGDRLTRAAKVLEQLTGQTPVFSKARYTVRSFGIRRNEKIAVHCTVHGAKAEEILEKGLKVQEYELRKNNLSDTGNFGFGIQEHIDPGIKYDPSIGIYGLDFYVVLGRPGFSIADKKRKTGSIGAKHRIGKEEAMLWFRQKYNGIILPGK from the exons ATGAGGCAGGCAGAGGTGTGG gagttCACGGCGCAAGATCAGGGTGAGAAGGAGAACCCCATGTGTGAGCTGCGCATCCGCAAACTCTGTCTCAACATTTGTGTTGGGGAAAGTGGTGACAGACTCACCCGGGCAGCCAAAGTGCTGGAGCAGCTCACAGGCCAGACTCCTGTCTTCTCAAAGGCTCGATATACTGTCAGATCCTTTGGAATCAGGAGAAATGAAAAGATTGCTGTTCACTGCACGGTTCATGGGGCCAAAGCAGAGGAGATTCTGGAGAAAGGCTTGAAGGTGCAAGAATATGAGTTGAGGAAAAACAACCTTTCAGACACTGGGAACTTTGGCTTTGGAATCCAGGAGCACATTGATCCGGGAATTAAATATGATCCCAGCATTGGCATCTATGGCCTGGACTTCTATGTGGTTCTGGGCAGGCCAGGCTTCAGCATTGCTGACAAGAAACGCAAAACTGGCTCCATTGGAGCCAAGCACAGAATTGGGAAGGAGGAGGCCATGCTTTGGTTCCGGCAGAAGTACAATGGGATCATCCTTCCTGGCAAATGA